One genomic region from Ornithinicoccus hortensis encodes:
- a CDS encoding luciferase family protein, translated as MLNKPRAGARPTTSEDGPHRQVDQQAPPAIWGQLVADVFALEGVVEGISQVSPASSRAVYLRDMTQEIAPETSLAPGKRLEPVHLHGVQDTSVHLVLPTARGQELARLGWAEPHQYADYGTEFMIYGPRDAAELTGVLSVIEDSLNFARAGA; from the coding sequence GTGCTGAACAAACCCCGAGCTGGCGCTCGGCCAACCACGTCCGAAGACGGCCCACACCGACAGGTCGACCAGCAGGCACCGCCAGCCATTTGGGGCCAGCTGGTCGCCGACGTCTTCGCCCTCGAGGGCGTCGTCGAGGGGATCAGCCAGGTGTCTCCCGCATCGTCGCGGGCGGTCTACCTCAGAGACATGACGCAGGAAATTGCGCCTGAAACGTCTCTGGCGCCAGGCAAGCGCCTCGAACCGGTGCATCTTCACGGGGTACAGGACACCAGCGTGCATCTGGTCCTGCCCACGGCCCGAGGTCAAGAGCTGGCCCGTCTGGGCTGGGCAGAACCGCACCAGTACGCGGATTACGGCACAGAGTTCATGATCTACGGTCCTCGAGACGCCGCCGAGCTGACAGGTGTTCTGTCCGTCATCGAAGATAGCCTGAACTTCGCGCGCGCCGGCGCCTAA
- a CDS encoding aminoglycoside phosphotransferase family protein gives MITDEDLVREGAALDDRFGAGRADAFGRALPGIVADLTARWGLRHGSLYDSGATSVVLSVETSRGVPAVLKVSPDADFLSRQAAMLRHLAPTGRAPAVLAEDAAAGAVLLERILPGDTLDSTRTAPPTPETWAALLRDLHATSPSGVHDVLADRCEEMFERIGERRTRPQVRPHVPDALWQRAVEDCRQLLRDDREDAVIHGDLHLGNVLHGGERGLVVIDPKLCVGDRCFDMVDFVVVDGAPGQMVPRARELASLVDLDPDRLLAWSRVNAVVTAVSRITWHGPGPRTDALLALARSA, from the coding sequence ATGATCACCGACGAGGACCTGGTCCGGGAGGGCGCGGCGCTGGACGACCGGTTCGGTGCCGGGCGTGCCGACGCCTTCGGACGGGCGTTGCCCGGGATCGTGGCGGATCTGACCGCGCGGTGGGGCCTGCGCCACGGTTCGCTCTACGACTCCGGCGCGACCTCGGTCGTGCTGTCCGTCGAGACCTCGCGCGGGGTGCCCGCCGTGCTCAAGGTGAGCCCGGACGCGGACTTCCTGTCCCGGCAGGCGGCCATGCTCCGTCACCTCGCGCCGACCGGCCGGGCGCCGGCCGTCCTGGCGGAGGACGCGGCCGCTGGGGCCGTCCTGCTCGAACGGATCCTGCCGGGCGACACCCTGGACAGCACCCGCACCGCCCCGCCCACCCCGGAGACGTGGGCGGCCCTGCTGCGAGACCTGCACGCCACGAGTCCCTCCGGCGTGCACGACGTGCTCGCCGACCGGTGCGAGGAGATGTTCGAGCGGATCGGTGAGCGGCGGACCCGGCCGCAGGTGCGCCCGCACGTGCCGGATGCGCTCTGGCAGCGGGCCGTCGAGGACTGCCGGCAGCTCCTCCGGGACGACCGCGAGGACGCCGTAATCCACGGTGACCTCCACCTCGGCAACGTGCTGCACGGCGGAGAGCGGGGGCTCGTGGTCATCGACCCCAAGCTCTGTGTCGGCGACCGGTGCTTCGACATGGTCGACTTCGTGGTCGTCGACGGCGCGCCGGGTCAGATGGTGCCCCGTGCCCGGGAACTCGCGTCCCTGGTGGACCTGGACCCCGACCGGCTGCTCGCCTGGAGCCGGGTGAACGCCGTCGTCACGGCGGTCTCCCGGATCACCTGGCACGGTCCGGGCCCGCGGACGGACGCGCTGCTCGCCCTCGCCCGGTCAGCCTGA
- a CDS encoding class I SAM-dependent methyltransferase: MKEDDLMRLSTVEQLFQRLDEVVAAHERGDRTSRESEHFWEKMLTIPNHPLNTNLPDEPLVDWYERGFLGDLNEARVLDVGCGNGRNSAWLASKGAKVTGIDIATGLLDVMRPRMPEGVTLLPVDVLREELPGDAFDLVYDSGCFHHLAPHRRITYLEQVMPRVARAGKYGIVTFAQERQSSPSDTEILVSGDTAGGTSFALKDLEAIFCPHLQLVEARPVAAGISETFGADFLNAALFTQRTGH, from the coding sequence ATGAAGGAAGATGATTTGATGCGCCTGAGCACGGTCGAACAACTCTTCCAGCGCCTCGACGAGGTGGTCGCCGCTCATGAACGAGGAGACCGGACCTCCCGGGAGTCCGAGCACTTCTGGGAGAAGATGCTGACGATCCCCAACCACCCGTTGAACACGAATCTGCCCGACGAGCCGCTCGTCGACTGGTATGAGCGAGGCTTTCTGGGTGACCTCAATGAGGCACGCGTCCTCGACGTCGGGTGCGGCAACGGACGTAACTCGGCCTGGCTGGCGAGCAAGGGCGCGAAGGTCACGGGTATCGACATTGCTACAGGACTGCTCGACGTCATGCGCCCCCGGATGCCCGAAGGTGTCACCCTCCTGCCTGTCGACGTCTTGCGTGAGGAACTCCCCGGTGATGCCTTCGACCTCGTGTATGACTCCGGCTGTTTCCACCATCTGGCCCCCCATCGACGCATCACGTACCTGGAGCAGGTGATGCCCCGCGTTGCACGCGCCGGTAAGTATGGCATCGTCACCTTCGCCCAGGAGCGGCAGTCCAGCCCCAGCGACACCGAGATCCTCGTCAGCGGCGACACGGCAGGCGGAACCTCGTTCGCGCTCAAGGATCTGGAGGCGATCTTTTGCCCGCATCTCCAACTTGTCGAAGCCCGCCCCGTCGCCGCAGGCATATCGGAAACCTTCGGCGCAGACTTTCTGAACGCAGCTCTGTTCACTCAACGGACGGGCCATTGA
- a CDS encoding hemerythrin domain-containing protein: protein MTEGEQTRLIAWSTELRTVHERLRTALRVTMEAVADGQEPGRASRDLLLFCHGFCAALTGHHEGEDRDLFPAIAVAHPELRDTLRSLQQDHSMINHLLAGLQAAVDRSAGPAELTGHLEGIAATMESHFRYEERQLLTVLETLELAADPGDVLGPL from the coding sequence GTGACTGAGGGCGAACAGACCAGGCTGATCGCCTGGAGCACCGAGCTGCGCACCGTGCACGAACGGCTGCGGACCGCACTGCGGGTCACGATGGAGGCCGTCGCCGACGGGCAGGAGCCCGGGCGTGCCAGCCGCGACCTGCTCCTGTTCTGCCACGGCTTCTGCGCTGCGCTGACCGGGCACCACGAGGGCGAGGACCGGGACCTGTTCCCGGCGATCGCGGTGGCGCATCCGGAGCTGCGGGACACGCTGCGCTCGCTGCAGCAGGACCACTCGATGATCAACCACCTGCTGGCCGGCCTGCAGGCCGCGGTCGACCGGTCCGCCGGACCGGCCGAACTCACCGGGCACCTCGAGGGGATCGCGGCGACGATGGAGTCCCACTTCCGCTACGAGGAGCGCCAGCTGCTCACCGTTCTGGAGACGCTGGAGCTCGCCGCGGACCCGGGCGACGTGCTGGGTCCGCTCTGA
- a CDS encoding histone-like nucleoid-structuring protein Lsr2, with product MAQKVQTILVSDLTGNELGADGQTVTFGFLGVDYEIDLSQTEADEFADTIQKYVNAARRIGGRRRAGSGGSTPRDPSQTKAIKSWLDDQGIDYPKRGRLPQDLIDQWETAHKA from the coding sequence ATGGCGCAGAAGGTGCAGACCATCCTTGTCTCAGACCTGACCGGGAACGAACTCGGCGCGGACGGCCAGACCGTCACGTTCGGCTTCCTCGGAGTGGACTACGAGATCGACCTCTCCCAGACAGAAGCAGACGAGTTCGCCGACACGATCCAGAAGTACGTGAACGCCGCCCGCCGCATCGGTGGTCGCCGCCGGGCCGGCAGCGGCGGCAGCACCCCCCGTGACCCCTCCCAGACCAAAGCCATCAAGTCATGGCTGGACGACCAGGGCATCGACTACCCCAAGCGTGGTCGACTGCCCCAAGACCTGATCGACCAGTGGGAAACCGCCCACAAGGCCTGA
- a CDS encoding reductase produces the protein MANRAVILGGTGTLTRTAELMADHDWRVTVTARNPDTVPGHLAGLGVDVALVDRDDEAATAAVVGAGADLLVDGQCYTPEHARSLARWSRACGSTVMLSAKAVYVDSRGRHTNSPEAPVWDGTLTEDRPTMEFHGEPYASAEGYGANKAEAERVLRAEGQRMTVLRPSKIHGAHLRRARLWEIVLRVLCDRRRMPVRRGDLVESTTSTEVIARAVWAAAQHPATRVLNVADSDPRPARDLVREVAELAGGPLDLVDVDGCDCPESVGRLPWTVDMVLDTTALRALGVPDVSFAQTAAAEVDWLRSLATRTDDGAWAIPDGIEVGTPDLAAEDACLRRVRG, from the coding sequence ATGGCGAACCGCGCAGTCATCCTCGGCGGCACCGGAACCCTCACCCGGACAGCGGAACTGATGGCGGACCACGACTGGCGGGTCACCGTCACCGCACGCAACCCGGACACCGTCCCCGGCCACCTCGCCGGCCTGGGGGTCGACGTCGCCCTCGTCGACCGCGACGACGAGGCGGCCACCGCCGCGGTCGTCGGCGCCGGGGCGGACCTCCTCGTGGACGGGCAGTGCTACACCCCGGAGCATGCCCGGTCGCTGGCCCGGTGGTCGCGGGCGTGCGGCTCCACCGTGATGCTCTCCGCCAAGGCGGTGTATGTCGACAGCCGGGGGCGGCACACGAACTCACCGGAGGCGCCGGTCTGGGACGGCACGCTCACCGAGGACCGGCCGACGATGGAGTTCCACGGGGAGCCCTACGCCTCCGCCGAGGGGTACGGCGCCAACAAGGCGGAGGCCGAGCGGGTCCTGCGGGCGGAGGGCCAGCGCATGACGGTGCTGCGGCCCAGCAAGATCCACGGCGCCCACCTGCGCCGGGCCCGGTTGTGGGAGATCGTGCTGCGGGTGCTCTGCGACCGGCGCCGGATGCCGGTCCGGCGCGGCGACCTGGTGGAGTCCACCACCTCGACCGAGGTGATCGCCCGGGCGGTCTGGGCGGCCGCGCAGCACCCGGCGACGCGGGTGCTCAACGTCGCCGACAGCGACCCCCGCCCCGCCCGGGACCTGGTGCGGGAGGTGGCCGAGCTGGCCGGTGGCCCGCTGGACCTCGTGGACGTCGACGGGTGCGACTGCCCCGAGTCGGTCGGGCGCCTCCCCTGGACGGTCGACATGGTGCTCGACACGACCGCGCTGCGGGCGCTGGGCGTGCCGGACGTGAGCTTCGCGCAGACTGCCGCCGCCGAGGTGGACTGGCTCAGGTCGCTCGCGACCCGCACCGACGACGGTGCCTGGGCCATCCCCGACGGGATCGAGGTCGGGACGCCCGACCTCGCGGCGGAGGACGCCTGCCTCCGGCGGGTGCGGGGTTAG
- a CDS encoding transcriptional regulator, with the protein MSTAPRFDEIIHARNRLQICGLLAEVDSVDFATVQQALGVSDYVVSKHLKVLVDADYVHTTKENQRGRARTWLTLTDTGRAALQGHLAELRRITGLAG; encoded by the coding sequence GTGAGCACCGCACCCCGGTTCGACGAGATCATTCATGCGCGAAATCGGTTGCAAATCTGTGGCCTGCTAGCTGAGGTCGACTCCGTCGACTTCGCCACCGTGCAACAAGCTCTCGGTGTCAGTGACTACGTCGTCAGCAAGCACCTCAAAGTCCTCGTCGACGCCGACTACGTCCATACCACCAAGGAGAACCAACGCGGACGGGCCAGAACCTGGCTCACCCTGACCGACACTGGCCGCGCCGCACTCCAGGGACACCTGGCCGAGCTGCGCAGAATCACCGGACTCGCGGGTTAA
- a CDS encoding amino acid ABC transporter ATP-binding protein, which yields MTGRDTTLDLPLGPRRREQVVLDVRGLVKAYDDTVVLGGINLTVAEHEVVTLIGSSGSGKSTLLRCAGVLEPISDGQILLDGQDISDPRIDADAVRARFGVVFQAYNLFPHMTVRDNVTLAPRVVHGVSAKDARARAEALLERVGLADKADAYPDRLSGGQQQRAAIARAIAVEPRVLLLDEITSALDPELVGEVLALVRELAASGATILMATHEMGFAKQVADHVVFLDQGVVCEEGPPAQVLGEPTQPRTQEFLGRVIDAGRL from the coding sequence GTGACCGGACGGGACACCACGCTGGACCTGCCTCTGGGGCCCCGCCGGCGCGAGCAGGTGGTACTGGACGTCCGCGGCCTGGTCAAGGCCTACGACGACACCGTGGTGCTCGGCGGGATCAACCTGACCGTCGCCGAGCACGAGGTGGTCACCCTGATCGGGTCCTCCGGGTCCGGCAAGTCGACCCTGTTGCGCTGTGCCGGGGTGCTCGAGCCGATCAGCGACGGCCAGATCCTGCTGGACGGGCAGGACATCAGCGACCCGCGGATCGACGCCGACGCGGTCCGGGCACGGTTCGGCGTGGTCTTCCAGGCATACAACCTCTTCCCGCACATGACGGTGCGGGACAACGTGACCCTGGCGCCGAGGGTGGTGCACGGGGTGTCCGCCAAGGATGCACGGGCGCGCGCCGAGGCACTCCTGGAGCGGGTCGGACTGGCCGACAAGGCGGACGCCTACCCCGACCGGCTCTCCGGCGGGCAGCAGCAGCGGGCCGCGATCGCCCGCGCCATCGCCGTGGAGCCCCGGGTGCTGTTGCTCGACGAGATCACCTCGGCGCTGGACCCCGAGCTGGTCGGCGAGGTGCTCGCCCTGGTGCGGGAGCTCGCGGCCAGCGGCGCCACGATCCTCATGGCCACCCACGAGATGGGGTTCGCCAAGCAGGTCGCCGACCACGTGGTGTTCCTCGACCAGGGCGTCGTCTGCGAGGAGGGGCCGCCGGCCCAGGTGCTCGGCGAGCCCACCCAGCCGCGCACCCAGGAGTTCCTGGGCCGGGTGATCGACGCCGGACGGCTCTGA
- a CDS encoding RNA polymerase sigma factor, with protein sequence MDDLLKVVGPQALGVLVRRGVDFAAAEDAVQEALLEAVRRWPDGEPDDPVGWLVTVAWRKHLDVVRAESARRRRELRDHVEPAPGPAQQQDDTLLLLFLCCHPALTPSSAVALTLRAVGGLTTRQIASAYLVPEATMAQRISRAKRTVAAEGVSGPGDLGRVLRVLYLIFNEGYGGDVDLAAEAIRLTRQLSAATSDPEAAGLLALTLLHHARRGSRFTPAGALVPLAEQDRALWDTDLIAEGVAVLQRALARDRLGEFQCQAAIAALHADAPTAGETDWPQVLDWYDELTTFTDSPVVALNRVVALAQVDGPRVGLRALEAVPDDVPRRTAVAAYLHARAGDLRTAGRLYAEAARQAASVAERDHLTRQAARLHGA encoded by the coding sequence ATGGATGACCTGCTCAAGGTCGTCGGACCCCAGGCCCTGGGTGTCCTGGTCCGCCGCGGGGTCGACTTCGCCGCCGCCGAGGACGCCGTCCAGGAGGCACTGCTCGAGGCGGTGCGCCGCTGGCCCGACGGGGAGCCGGACGACCCGGTGGGCTGGCTGGTCACAGTGGCCTGGCGCAAACACCTCGACGTGGTCCGCGCCGAGTCGGCCCGCCGGCGCCGGGAGCTGCGCGACCACGTCGAGCCCGCACCCGGCCCCGCGCAGCAGCAGGACGACACCCTGCTGCTGCTCTTCCTGTGCTGCCACCCGGCCCTGACGCCCTCGTCGGCGGTCGCCCTGACGCTGCGCGCCGTCGGCGGCCTGACCACCCGGCAGATCGCGTCGGCATACCTCGTCCCCGAGGCCACGATGGCCCAGCGGATCAGCCGGGCCAAGCGGACGGTCGCGGCCGAGGGCGTCTCGGGGCCGGGCGACCTCGGGCGGGTGCTGCGGGTCCTCTACCTGATCTTCAACGAGGGCTACGGCGGCGACGTCGACCTGGCGGCCGAGGCGATCCGGCTGACCCGCCAGCTGTCCGCCGCGACCTCGGACCCCGAGGCCGCCGGACTGTTGGCGCTGACGCTCCTGCACCACGCGCGGCGCGGCTCCCGGTTCACGCCGGCCGGTGCGCTGGTGCCGCTCGCCGAGCAGGACCGTGCGCTGTGGGACACCGACCTGATCGCCGAGGGTGTGGCGGTCCTGCAGCGCGCACTGGCGCGGGACCGGTTGGGGGAGTTCCAGTGCCAGGCCGCGATCGCCGCCCTGCATGCCGATGCCCCGACCGCCGGGGAGACCGACTGGCCCCAGGTCCTGGACTGGTACGACGAACTGACCACCTTCACCGACAGCCCCGTCGTGGCGCTCAACCGGGTGGTGGCGCTGGCGCAGGTGGACGGCCCCCGGGTCGGGTTGCGGGCCCTCGAGGCGGTGCCGGACGACGTGCCGCGGCGGACCGCCGTGGCCGCCTACCTGCACGCGCGTGCGGGCGACCTCAGGACGGCGGGGAGGCTGTATGCCGAGGCCGCCCGCCAGGCTGCCAGCGTGGCCGAGCGGGACCACCTCACCCGACAGGCCGCGCGGCTGCACGGTGCATGA
- a CDS encoding YciI family protein, translating into MAKYLLLKHYRGIPDPLPGTDSPMSEWTEQEVADHIAFMNTVADDLRERGEFVDAQALSPEGTFVRYDGEGRPPVTDGPFAETKDLIAGWMVIDVDSVERAHEAAAYLSSAPGKGGRPIHEWIEVRPFLTEVPTVTE; encoded by the coding sequence ATGGCCAAGTACCTGTTGCTGAAGCACTACCGCGGCATCCCGGATCCGCTTCCGGGCACGGACTCGCCGATGTCGGAGTGGACCGAGCAGGAAGTCGCCGACCACATCGCGTTCATGAACACGGTCGCCGACGATCTCCGCGAACGTGGCGAGTTCGTCGACGCCCAGGCGCTGTCGCCGGAGGGCACCTTCGTCCGGTACGACGGGGAGGGGCGGCCGCCGGTGACCGATGGACCGTTCGCGGAGACCAAGGACCTGATCGCCGGCTGGATGGTGATCGACGTCGACTCGGTCGAGCGGGCCCACGAGGCCGCGGCCTACCTGTCCTCCGCCCCGGGCAAGGGCGGCCGGCCGATCCACGAGTGGATCGAGGTGCGGCCGTTCCTGACCGAGGTGCCGACCGTGACCGAATGA
- a CDS encoding nucleotidyltransferase domain-containing protein — protein METSSQMTAAEVVQIVAWLDANGVVYQVNGGWGVDALVGRQTRPHQDLDVFIDEDHEADFMAWLTSRGYRVTEDWRPVRVELSSPLGQVDVHAMRLDPAGTGVQQGLDGEVYLHPSKQRVTGLIDGQAVVVASAERARELRSGYPPRAVDLHDLAVLDEL, from the coding sequence ATGGAGACCTCCTCCCAGATGACCGCCGCCGAGGTGGTGCAGATCGTCGCCTGGCTTGACGCCAACGGTGTGGTCTATCAGGTCAACGGCGGATGGGGTGTCGATGCGCTGGTGGGACGACAGACTCGACCCCACCAAGATCTCGACGTGTTTATCGACGAAGATCACGAGGCCGACTTCATGGCCTGGCTCACCTCCCGCGGCTACCGAGTCACCGAGGATTGGCGACCAGTCCGCGTGGAGCTATCGAGTCCCTTGGGGCAAGTAGACGTCCACGCAATGCGCTTGGACCCGGCCGGTACCGGAGTTCAACAAGGTCTCGACGGCGAGGTGTACCTCCACCCTTCTAAGCAGAGAGTCACCGGCCTCATCGACGGCCAAGCGGTCGTCGTGGCCAGTGCCGAGCGAGCCCGAGAGCTTCGAAGTGGCTATCCCCCGCGTGCCGTGGACCTCCACGACCTCGCAGTCCTCGACGAACTGTAG
- a CDS encoding amino acid ABC transporter permease yields MSLQDPSPLELSRRRLRASRSRRSTLTALASTLVFAVVLYLVITNAPGWPRTQQTFFNPQVAWDSLPKVLEGLWLNIRVLAVAAVCTLALALVVAVLRTLRGPVWLPLRLLATGFVDLFRGIPLIVLLYLIGFGVPALRFTDSRIDPVILGTVALVLTYAAYVSEVFRAGIDSVHPSQRLGARSLGLSYGQSMKLVVLPQAVRRVTPPLLNDFVAMQKDVGLISLLGPLDAVRAAQISSQSAFNFTPYVVAALLFVLLSVPTARLADWASARAARREQSGAAL; encoded by the coding sequence GTGAGCCTGCAGGATCCGTCTCCGCTGGAGCTGTCCCGCCGCAGGCTGCGGGCCAGCCGGTCCCGCCGGTCCACACTGACCGCGCTGGCCAGCACCCTGGTCTTCGCGGTCGTCCTCTACCTGGTCATCACCAACGCGCCGGGCTGGCCGCGCACGCAGCAGACCTTCTTCAACCCGCAGGTCGCGTGGGACTCGCTGCCGAAGGTTCTGGAGGGCCTGTGGCTGAACATCCGGGTGCTCGCCGTCGCCGCCGTGTGCACCCTGGCGCTGGCCCTCGTCGTGGCCGTGCTGCGCACCCTGCGGGGGCCGGTGTGGCTGCCGCTCCGGCTGCTCGCGACCGGCTTCGTCGACCTGTTCCGCGGCATCCCGCTGATCGTGCTGCTCTACCTGATCGGCTTCGGCGTGCCGGCGCTACGGTTCACCGACTCCCGGATCGACCCGGTCATCCTGGGCACGGTCGCGCTGGTGCTCACCTATGCCGCCTACGTCTCGGAGGTGTTCCGGGCCGGGATCGACAGCGTCCACCCCAGCCAGCGGCTCGGCGCGCGCTCGCTCGGCCTGAGCTACGGCCAGTCGATGAAGCTGGTGGTGCTGCCCCAGGCGGTGCGCCGGGTGACCCCGCCGCTGCTGAACGACTTCGTCGCCATGCAGAAGGACGTGGGACTGATCTCGCTGCTCGGCCCGCTCGATGCGGTCCGGGCCGCGCAGATCTCCTCGCAGAGCGCCTTCAACTTCACCCCGTATGTCGTGGCCGCCCTCCTCTTCGTGCTGTTGTCGGTGCCCACCGCCCGGCTGGCCGACTGGGCGTCCGCGCGGGCCGCGCGCCGCGAGCAGAGCGGAGCGGCACTGTGA
- a CDS encoding zinc-ribbon domain-containing protein — protein MARETQECSEAGCRRPAVFRTRTKPTWCDEHITAIFQTGGLEPLEPFEGPKKWRLTRCLACGCEAHYRFEYVIDQNGIGVATCRACYWRKWAADQRGLMEGFADLTPPSVAVAKEFVEQHGFKYLGPLTEPSLRDDPHRTRCLHCGRIAAQRLGDVGWGCQCQTNPRRAAQTSDSPGTRQPGTKPTKDLLKDSGLPVLTWWDHEVNDDTDWNTATVKARREVGWKCPECDLRFSARILDMTGYPSCPTCSVRRKAEWQAEYARLKVTPVADVPELAAAWADDADPTLVTVAGGGMTLRRFRCPAGHHPRITPLSFLRNGCPSCKGNETRTARLQAVAADPGAHAMNREIASQWHTAKNGSLKLETTSPGSRKTVWWKSWECGHSWQASPAEREKGQRLRCPECRTILDSIAYHFPEIADEWSPDNPLTAWQVRPSGSTAFTPVWVCSNNFHHTWTATLSSRAAGSGCPECREAGKSKVELAHHESAVRVFGAASSGQAVADEAFTHGARWLVDITTVNSTGLQLAIEYDGAYWHADKATIDTAKSLDLLAAGWAVVRLREYPLPTLNIDHPFYTELVVHATAPDPDAVMRRVEQWTASLHPDVGHVRRDHR, from the coding sequence ATGGCTCGGGAGACGCAGGAGTGCTCGGAGGCCGGGTGCAGGCGACCGGCTGTTTTCCGTACACGCACGAAGCCGACGTGGTGCGATGAGCACATCACCGCCATCTTCCAAACCGGTGGCCTTGAGCCGTTGGAGCCATTCGAGGGGCCGAAGAAGTGGCGCCTGACCCGGTGTCTTGCCTGTGGGTGCGAGGCGCACTACCGATTCGAGTACGTGATCGACCAAAATGGCATCGGCGTCGCGACGTGCAGGGCCTGCTACTGGCGTAAGTGGGCAGCCGACCAGCGAGGGCTGATGGAGGGGTTCGCAGACCTGACGCCGCCGTCGGTCGCGGTCGCCAAAGAGTTCGTGGAGCAGCACGGTTTCAAGTACCTGGGTCCACTGACCGAACCGTCACTTCGGGATGATCCCCACCGGACGCGCTGTTTGCACTGCGGACGCATCGCGGCGCAACGACTCGGTGACGTGGGATGGGGCTGCCAGTGTCAGACAAACCCCCGGCGGGCGGCACAGACATCTGACTCGCCCGGCACCCGTCAACCTGGCACGAAGCCCACTAAGGACCTCCTCAAGGACTCGGGGCTGCCGGTCCTGACGTGGTGGGACCACGAGGTCAACGACGACACGGACTGGAACACGGCGACGGTGAAGGCGCGCCGAGAGGTGGGATGGAAGTGCCCGGAGTGCGACCTTCGGTTCAGCGCTCGTATCCTCGACATGACCGGCTACCCCAGCTGCCCGACCTGCTCCGTCAGAAGGAAGGCTGAGTGGCAGGCCGAGTACGCACGACTGAAGGTCACGCCCGTCGCGGACGTGCCTGAGCTCGCTGCGGCGTGGGCTGACGATGCCGACCCGACTCTCGTGACCGTCGCAGGCGGCGGTATGACCTTGCGACGCTTCCGGTGCCCGGCCGGCCACCATCCGCGGATCACTCCGCTCAGCTTCCTGCGCAACGGATGCCCTTCCTGCAAGGGGAACGAGACCCGTACCGCACGCTTACAAGCCGTGGCAGCGGACCCCGGTGCGCACGCCATGAACCGCGAGATCGCGTCCCAGTGGCATACCGCCAAGAACGGCTCCCTGAAGCTCGAGACCACCTCGCCGGGTTCGCGAAAGACCGTGTGGTGGAAGAGTTGGGAGTGTGGCCACTCGTGGCAGGCCAGCCCCGCAGAAAGAGAGAAGGGGCAACGACTGCGCTGCCCCGAGTGCCGGACCATCCTCGACTCCATTGCTTACCACTTCCCGGAGATAGCCGATGAGTGGTCGCCGGACAACCCGCTCACCGCCTGGCAGGTCCGTCCGAGTGGCTCAACGGCATTTACGCCCGTCTGGGTCTGCAGCAATAACTTTCACCACACTTGGACCGCAACCTTGTCCAGTCGAGCGGCCGGTTCAGGGTGTCCCGAGTGCCGTGAAGCCGGCAAATCCAAGGTCGAGCTCGCCCACCACGAGTCTGCAGTCCGCGTTTTCGGTGCCGCGTCCTCTGGGCAAGCCGTTGCCGACGAAGCGTTCACCCACGGCGCCCGCTGGCTCGTAGACATCACCACGGTGAACAGCACTGGTCTGCAATTGGCGATCGAGTACGACGGCGCCTACTGGCACGCCGACAAAGCGACGATCGACACCGCAAAGTCTCTGGACCTACTCGCCGCTGGCTGGGCCGTCGTCCGGCTCCGCGAATACCCCCTTCCTACCTTGAACATCGACCACCCCTTCTATACCGAATTGGTCGTCCATGCGACCGCTCCAGACCCCGACGCGGTGATGCGCCGGGTCGAACAGTGGACTGCGAGCCTCCACCCTGATGTTGGCCACGTTCGGCGGGACCATCGATGA